DNA from Aminobacter aminovorans:
GGAACTGCTTTTGGATCTCGCCGGCGGCCACACGGTTCTGGTGATCGAGCACGACATGGCCTTCGTCCGCCGCATCTGCCGCACCATCACCGTGATGCACCAGGGGGCGGTGCTCGCCGAGGGAACCGCCGACGAGATCGAACGCAACCCTGCAGTGATCGAGGCTTATCTTGGATCGGCGACACTCAGCCATGCTTAAGTTCAAAAACCTCAACGCGTTCTACGGAACCAGCCACATCATCCACGATCTCAACCTCGAAATCCGCGAGGGCGAGGTCTTCTGCATCATGGGTCGCAACGGCGTCGGCAAGACGACGCTGCTGCGCAGCCTGCTCGGCATCGACGTGCAGACCAAGGGCGCCATCGAGTTCGAAGGCACCGACATCAGCGGCGACCTGACCTACCAGCGGGCGAGGCGCGGCATCGGCTATGTGCCGCAAGGGCGCGAGATCGTGCCGGGGCTCAGTGTGCTCGACAACATCCTGCTCGGCTGCAACGCGCGCGCCGATGGCCAGACCTCGGTGCCGCCATTGGTCTGGACGCTGTTTCCGTTCCTGAAGGACCACCTCCACCGGCGCGGCACCAACCTCTCGGGCGGGCAGCAGCAACAGCTGGCGATTGCCCGCGCATTGGCAACCGACCCCAGTATCCTGGTTCTCGACGAGCCGACCGAGGGCATCCAGCCCAACATCGTCGAGCACATCGAAGAGGCGATCGTGTCGCTCAACCGGGACCATGGCCTGACCATCATCCTCGTCGAGCAGAAGATACGCTTCGCCCGAACCGCCGCACACCGCTTCGCCATACTCGAGAAGGGACAGATCGCGGCGGCCGGCGATACCGCAGAACTCAGTAATGAACTGATCCACAAGCATATGGGCCTGTAACCGCGCGAGCGGCCAAAAGACCCGAACGTAAAGCGCAGAAAGGAATGTCGAGATGCTTCGAGTTGAGAGCGTTGTCGGGAGCCGAAACGATCCCGGTCTGCATGAAGCGATTCATCATCTCGAGCATCACCATGCCGTGGAATTCGTGACGGTGGCCGTCGGCGATCTCGACCGTCGGCGGCTGATGGCGAAGACCGACAAGGGTGAGGAAGTGGCGATCACCTTACCGCGGGACCAGAAACTGCATGACGGCGCGGTGCTGGTGCTCGATGATCATCGCGCGGTGATCGTTCGCGCCGGCGAGCAGCGCTGGCTGAGGTTCAGCCCGCGCTCGGCCAGCGACGCACTGGAGCTCGGCTATCACGCCGGCAATCTGCACTGGCGTGTCCGCTTCGACGGCGAGGATCTGCTGGTCGCCCAGGACGGACCTGCGTCGGCCTATGCCGCGCGCATCGATCCGCTCATCTCGGGCGGTCGCGTCGCGATGAGCGAGGTGTCCGAATGAGCTTTTCGGCGGCAAATCTGCTCGTTGCCCTGCAGCATGCCGACGGGCAATTTCCTTCAGGTGGATTTGCCTTTTCCCAAGGGCTCGAGGCGTCGTCCTCGCTTGCCGGGAAACTGGGAGCTTTCGACTTCGCCGGTTTTGTCGACACCCAGATCCGACATCGCTGGGCCGATGCGGATCGTGTCGCGCTGGTCCGGTCTTTTCGATTTGCCGGAGATCTTGAGGCGCTGGCAGAGCTGGACCGTGAGGTCGAGGCGTCGACTTTCGTGGAGGGGCTGCGGTCGGGCTCGCGCCGCAACGGCACGGCTCTCCTGACCACCCATGGGCGCTTGGGAACCAAGGGAGCAGCAGCTTACCGCGCGATGGTTCGCAATGGTCGGGCCTCCGGCCACTTGGCAGTCGTCCAGGGTCTGGTGTGGCAGGCGATCGGCCTCGATGAGGCGACGGCCGTTGCGATCGGCGGCTATCAGATGGTCGCCTCGCTGGCGACGGCCGCTGTGCGGCTCGGCTCGATCGGCGCCATCGACGCGCAGGCGTCGATTGCCCGGGCGCTGCCTGAGATCGAAGCGGCAGCCAGCAGGCCCGTTGCCGACGATCAAGCGCTGCGTTCGTTCACGCCGCTCTGTGAGATCGCGGTCGCTATGCACGGCGCTTCGGGCCAGCGCCTGTTTTCGAATTGAGGAGTGCACACAATGCTGCTGACGCCGACCGAACTTGAACGACTGACCATCTATACGGCGGCCGAGCTGGCACGCAAACGCCGGGCCAAAGGTTTGCTGCTCAATTATCCCGAGGCCGTTGCCATCATTTCCGACGAGATACTCGAAGGCGCGAGAGAAGGTCGGTCGGTTGCCGAGATGATGTCGTTCGGCTCCGCCATCCTGACCCAGGCCGATGTCATGCCAGGCGTGGCCGCGATGCTGCCGATGCTGCAGATCGAGGCGACGTTCCGCGACGGCACCAAGCTGGTCACCGTGCATGAGCCGCTGCGCCCGGCCGCAGGTGCTGTTGCCGACGATGTCGAACCCGGGGCGATCATTACCGAGGAAGGCGAGATCGAGCTGAATGCCGGCCGCCGCAAGCTGACGCTCAAGGTCGTCAACACCGGTGACCGCCCGGTGCAGATCGGCAGCCACTACCACTTCTTCGAGGTCAACAAGGCGCTCGACTTCGACCGTGCGGCGGCCTTCGGCATGCGCCTCGACATCGCTGCCGGCACCGCCGTGCGCTTCGAGCCGGGACAGGAGAAGGATGTTCCGCTCACCACATTCGGTGGGCAGCAGCTGCTTTCGGGCCTCAACGGGCTGTCGAACGGCCAGGCCGACGATGCAGCGGTGAAGGCCGCTGCCCTTGCTAACGCCCGCGCCCGCGGCTTTCGCGGCGCCTGAGGGGAGGAACGATCATGGCAACCTTGTCACGCCGCGACTATGCGGCAATGTACGGCCCGACCACCGGTGACGGCTTCCGTCTCGGCGACACCTCGCTCGTCGCCGTCGTTGAAAAGGACTTCGCCGTCTATGGCGACGAGTGCCTGCATGGCGGCGGCAAGACACTGCGGGATGGTGCCGGCCTCGCCGCCGGCGTTACCAGCGCCGAGGGCGCGCTCGACTTCCTGTTGTGCAACGTGACGGTGATCGATGCCGTCGTCGGCATCGTCAAGGGTGATCTCGGCATTCGCGACGGCAAGATCGTCGGCATCGGCAAGGCCGGCAATCCGGCCACCATGGACGGCGTCGACCCGCGGCTCATCGTCTCGGCGGCGACCACGGTGCGGGACTGCGAAGGCCTTATCGCCACGGCCGGTGCGCTCGACGTCCATGTCCATTTCGACAGTGCCCAGCTCTGCGACCACGCGATCGCCTCCGGCATCACGACCATGCTCGGTGGCTCTCTCGGCCCAATCACCGTCGGGATCGACTGCGGTGGCCCGTTCAATGTCGGCAAGATGCTGCAGGCGGCCGAGCACTGGCCGATCAATTTCGGCTTCCTCGGTCGCGGCAACTCGCACCGGCCGGCATCGCTGATCGAGCAGATCGAGACCGGCTGCCTCGGCCTCAAGCTGCATGAGGACTGGGGTACCATGCCGGCCTCGATCGACACCTGCCTGACGGTGGCCGACGAGCTCGACTTCCCGGTCCAGATTCATACCGACACCTTGAACGAGTCCGGCTTCCTCGAGGATACGCTCGCCGCCATCAACGGCCGCACCATTCACATGTACCACACAGAAGGTGCCGGCGGCGGCCATGCGCCTGATATCATCAGCGTCGCCGGTGTGCCGTGGTGCCTGCCGTCCTCGACCAACCCGACCAATCCCTACACGATCAATACCTTCGACGAACATCTCGACATGACGATGGTGTGCCACCACCTCAACCCGGCCATACCAGAGGATGTCGCCTTCGCCGAAAGCCGCATCCGCGCCCAGACCATCGCCGCCGAGGACATCCTGCACGACATTGGCGCGATCTCGATGCTCGGCTCCGACAGCCAGGGCATGGGCCGCATCAACGAGGTGATCTGCCGCACCTGGCAACTCGCCGACAAGATGAAGAAGCAGCGCGGCCGCCTGTCCGAAGAGACCACGCGCTTCGGCGACAATGAACGCATCAAGCGCTACGTCGCCAAATACACCATCAATGCAGCGCGCACCTTCGGCATCGCGGAGCATGTCGGTTCGCTCGAAGACGGCAAGATGGCCGACATCGTGATCTGGCGGCCGGCCTTCTTCGGCATCAAACCGGAACTCGTCATCAAGGGTGGCTTCATCGCCTGGGGCGCCATGGGCGACAGCGCTGCCTCGCTGATGACCTGCGAGCCGCTGCTCCTGCGGCCGCAATGGGGCGCCTTCGGCCGCGCCAAGCAGGCACTGTCGGCCTGCTTCGTCAATCCGCTCGCCATCGACAGGGGCCTTGCCGCGACGCTCGACCTGAAAAAGGCCTTGCTGCCCTCGCGCGGCAATCGCGCCTTGTCGAAAAAGGACATGCTGCACAACGACGCCTGCCCCAATATCCGCGTCGATCCGCAGACCTTCGACGTTTTCGTCGATGGCGAACTGGCCACCTGCGAGCCGGCTTATGAACTGCCGCTGACCCAACGCTACATGCTGAGGTGACATCATGGACACCAGGACGTCTTTTCATTCGCCTGCACAGTCGCGTGTCGGAGCCGCCCGCATCGGCATTGGCGGTCCCGTCGGTTCAGGCAAGACCGCGCTTATCGAACGGCTGATCCCGGCTTTCGCGGCGCGCGGCGTGTCGCTTGCGATCGTCACCAACGACCTTGTCACCGCCGAGGATGCCGAGCGTATCCGGCGCTCCGGCCTGATCGACCCGGCGCGTGTGGCGGCGGTCGAGGCGGGCGCCTGCCCGCACACTGTCATCCGTGAGGACCCTACCCTCAACATCGCCGCCGCCGATGATCTGGAAGCCTTGTTTCCGGATGTCGAGCTGATCCTGATCGAGAGCGGCGGTGACAACCTCGCCTCGACCTTCTCGCTCGACCTCGTCGACTGGTGGATGTTCGTCATCGACGTTGCCGGCGGCGACGACATTCCGCGCAAGAACGGTCCCGGCGTCCTCAAATGCGACCTGCTGGTCGTCAACAAGACCGATCTCGCCCCTTACGTCGGTGTCGACCTTGCGGCGATGGCCGCGCAGTCCGCCACTGCGCGGGCGGGCCGGCCGATGGCGCTCACCAATTGCCGCAGCAATGATGGGATCGACGCGATTGCCGACCGCATCGTCTCGGACGTGTTGTTCAGATGACGAGCCATTGGCCCCAACCACCTATATCCCGGCTGTCGGCGCCACCGCGCCAGGCCGTGGCACGAAGTGGCCGCTTCGAGCTTGCGCTGGCACGCCACGGCGCGCGCACGCATATCGGACGCCAGTACGTCTCCTATCCTTTCCACATGACGCGGCCGTTTGCGCTCGATGCTGCCATCCCATCGCTGCTCACGGTCTACCAGCAGTCGTCTTCGGGCGGGCTCTATCGCGATGACAGGCTTTCGACCCGACTCGACATCGGGGCAGGTGCTGCCGGCCATGTCACTACACAGGCTGCCACTGTCGTTCACGACTGTCATGGCCAGCCGGCCCGTCAGATGACCGAGATCGTCCTGGAGGAGGGAGCTTTCCTGGCGTTGACGCCCGATCCGCTGGTGCTGTTTCCCGGCGCCGCCTGTGCCAGCGTCACCCAGGCCAGGCTTGCGTCGGGGGCGGTGCTGCTGTTGTCCGACGCCTTCGCTTTGCACGATCCCGAAGGACGGGGCCGTCCATTCGAGCGGCTGGAGGCGAAGGTCGACATTCGCGACGCCGACGGGCGGCTGCTCGTGCGCGACAATCTACACGTCGCAGGAGTGGATCTCGCAGGCCCGGCTTCGCCCATCGGCGGCTGGAAGGTCGTGACAAACTTCATGCTCCTGGGTGCGCCCGATCGGCTTCCCACGGTCGACGAGCTTGCCACACTCGGCCGGCCGGAGCGTCAGCTTGCCGGCATCACGACGCTCCCTAACGGAGCAGGCTGGGGCGTGCGGTGCCTGGCAGCGGATGCGATCGCCGCACGCGGCATTGCCGAAAGCCTGTTCGTGCTCGCCGTTGCAGCAGCCTTCGGCCAGCAACCCGTGCCGCGACGCAAATGACGGACCGATATCTTGCTATCTTCGATGAAAGGAACAAGACAATGAACTCCAGATTTTTCGCAAGGACAGCGGCACTGGCCGCCTTCGCACTGGCGCCCAGTTTCGCCAGCGCCCACACCGGCATCGGCCATGTCGAAGGCTTCACCCACGGCTTTGCCCATCCGCTCGGTGGGCTCGATCATGTGCTCGCCATGGTGATGGTTGGCCTGTTCGCCGCTCAGCTTGGCGGGCGGTCCCGCTGGCTCGTCCCGGCAAGCTTCGTGTCGGTGATGGTTCTAGGTGGCGCACTTGGCCTTGCTGGTGTTGCCGTGCCGTTCGTCGAACTCGGCATTGGTTTGTCGATTGTCGTTCTCGGAGGTGTTGTCGCCTTCAACTTGCGCGCCGGAGTAGCGGCCGCCATGGCGCTGGTCGGCTTCTTTGCCGTCTTCCACGGTTACGCCCATGGCGCCGAGATGCCAGAGAGCGCCAGCGGCCTGGCCTATGGCGCAGGCTTCGTGCTGGCGACAGCGATGTTGCACGCAGCCGGACTTGGCTTCGGTCTGGCTCTCGAGGGCAAGGCTGGCGCACGCGGGGCAGTTGTCGTTCGTTCGCTCGGCATGCTGGCAGCGGTCACCGGCATCGGAGTGGTGACCGGCCTCGTTTGACAGGGCGTTTTGCTGCCGGGGCAGCCTAGCGGCAAACAATGACCGACGGAGGTGCCAGGATGAATGCGACAGTTCCCCTACATCAGACCCGCCCCACGGGGTTACCTCCAAGGACCGGGCCTTGCATGAACAGGAAAACCACGCAGGTTTCGTTGCAACAGGACCCGCACGCCGTGCGTGTCCCCGGGGAGAACGAGCTGCAGGCGGCAATCGGCAGAGAGGTGCGGGCCTGCCGCAAACGTCACGGCATGACGGCAACCGAGCTTGCCGGTGCTGCAAACATCTCGGTCGGCATGATGTCGAAGATCGAAAACGGCGTCATTTCGGCGTCGCTGACCACGCTGCAAGCCTTGTCCCAGGCGCTTGGCGTGCCGATGACCGCGCTGCTCAGAAGCTTTGAGGACGAGCGCAGCGCGGTCTTCGTCCGGGCCGGAACCGGGCTCGAGGTCGAGCGGCGTGGCACCCGCGCCGGTCATCACTACAACCTGCTCGGCTACATCGGCTCCGCGTCAAGCGCGGTCTCAGTCGAGCCTTACCTCATCACCCTGACCAGCCACACCGACGTCTTCCCGCTGTTCCAGCATGCGGGCATGGAGTTTCTGTACCTGCTTGAAGGCGAGATCACTTATCGCCACGGCTCGACACTCTACCACATGGCCCCCGGCGACAGCCTGTTCTTTGAAGCCGACACCCCGCACGGCCCCGAACAGCTGACAAAGCTGCCGATAAGGTTCCTGTCGATCATCTCTTATCCGCAGGGTGGGGAAGACTGACTTGCAACATGGCCGGCTTGGAGCCTCACCTTACCGAGCCTGCGCCTGCACCACGGTTACTGCGATCATGTGAAACGCGTCCTCTGCGGTGCAGCCGCGGGAGAGGTCGTTTGCCGGCTTGGCCAGGCCTTGGAGGATCGGGCCTATAGCGTCGGCGCCGCCGATGCGCTGAGCGATCTTGTAGCCGATGTTGGCGGCGTCGAGATTCGGGAAGACGAAGACGTTGGCTTCGCCATGCAGCGCCGAGTTGGGCGCCTTGGAGGCGCTGACGGCTTCGACGAAAGCGGTATCGAACTGCAACTCGCCGTCGATGACGAGTTGGGGATCGGCGGCATGCGCGAGGCGGGTTGCCTCGACCACCTTCGAGACGCGCTCGTGGGCAGCACTGCCATTGGTCGAGAACGACAACATTGCGACCTTGGCCGGTGCGCCGGCGAGCACCTGGTAGGAGCGGGCGGACATGCGGGCGATGTCGGCGAGGCCGGCGGCATCGGGATCGACCACCAGGCCGCAGTCGGCAAAGACGAAAGCGCCCTTCTTGGCGTGATGGGGCTGGCACAGCATCATCAGGAAAAAGCTCGAGACCAGCCCGATGCCGGGGGCGCGGCCGATGGTTTGCAGGGCTGCCCGCACGGTGTCGGCAGTGGTGGCGACGGCGCCGCCAACCGTGCCGTCGGCTTCACCCTCGCGCACCATCATGGCGGCAAAGACGAGCGGCGAGCGCAGCGCCTCTGCCGCGGCAGCCTCATCGACGCCCTTGGCTTTGCGGAGTTCGAAGTAGGCACGGGCGAGGCGCGCTGCCAGTGGGGAGGAAGCGGGGTCCTCGATGTGGCAATCCAGCTGGCTTGCTCCTGACACCGCGAGGGCCTGCGTGATGACGCCGTGATTGCCGATCAGCGTGATCTCGGCGATGCCTTCACGCCTGGCCCGGATCGCGGCCTCGACGATGCGCGGATCTTCGCCCTCGGGGAGAACGATATGCTTGGGCGCCTGTCTTGCAGTTGCGAGAATGCGTTCCAGCGGTTTCATCAGGCGTGCCCCAGATAATAGATGCCAGCGAGGATGAAGAGGCCGATGAAGATGGTCTCGGCGACGATGAGGGCGACCGCGTCGCCGCCGACGTCGAGCACGCGGCGCAATGAGGTCTTCATGCCGACAGCGACGATGCCGGCGAGCAGTGCCCAGCGCGACGTCTCCATACCGACCTTCGAAACCGCCTCCGGGATGAAGCCGAAGGAGTTGATGGCGGCGAGAATGAGGAAGGCGATGACGAAGCCGGGCAGCAGCGGCGGGCGCTTGCCGCTCTCGCCGACGGAGCCGACATTGCGGGTGGCGAGTGAGAAGATCAGTACGACCGGTGCCAGCATGGTGACACGGATGAGCTTGACCAGCGTCGCCGTCTCACCCGCCTCAGGCGAAACCGAGAAACCGGCGCCGACGACCTGGGCGACGTCGTGGATGGTGCCGCCGAAGAAGATGCCGGTGGCGCGCGCGTCGAGGCCGATGGCCTGGGCGATCATCGGGTAAAAGATCATGGCGAGAGTCGACAGCACCGTCACCGACAGCACGGTGAAGATCAGGTTGCGCTCGGAGAACTCGTTCTTGGGTAGCACTGCGGCGATTGCCATGGCGGCTGAGGCGCCGCAGATGGCGACCGAGCCGGAGGTAATGAGGGCAAGGCGCCAGCCGCGGCCGAGAAGTTTGGCGGCGCCAAGGCCAAACAGGATTGTCGCGGCGATGGCGGCAACCAGAAGCAGGATGGTGCTGGCGCCGAGTCCGATGAGCAAATCGACGCTGATGCGCATGCCGAGCAGGGCGACACCGATGCGCAAAATTTTCTTGGCGCAGAAGTCGATGCCGGCGACGCAGCGTCCTTCCTCCGACAGGAAGTGGAAGGCGATGCCGAGCAGCAGCGCCATCAGCATAGCCGGCGCGCCATAATGATCGGAGAGGAACTGTGCCGCGATCGCCACCGCAGCGGTGACGGCAAGGCCGGGCCAGTAGACCTGCACCACCGAAGGCAGGCCATTGAAGCGTTGTGTCGCAGCGGCGGTGTTCATTCAATCATTCCCGGATCATGAAACTTTGGCGTCCCGCCCGCCCGGCGAACCGGGCAGGCGGTCTTGTTGCGCAGTCAGGCACGCTGTTGCGGGCGCATGTCGGCGCGATCGATGCCAGCCACCGGCACTGGCTTCTTCATCGCGTCGCGGCGGAAGGGCTCGCCCAGCTCCTGGTTGAGGATGACCTCGACGAAGGTGGTGATGCCCTTGGCCTGATCGTCGATGGCCTTGGCCAGCGCCTCGGTCAGCTTGGCCGTGGTATCGACGACGACGCCCTTGAGGCCACAGCCATCGGCCACCTTGGCGTAGCTGAGATTAGGGTTGAGTTCGGTGCCGACGAAGTTGTTGGAATACCACAGCGTCGTGTTGCGCTTCTCTGCACCCCACTGGTAGTTGCGGAAGATCACCATGGTGATCGCCGGCCAGCCTTCACGACCGATCGCGCCCATTTCGTTCATCGAGATGCCGAAGGCGCCATCTCCGGCGAAGCCGACCACCGGCACGTCGGGGCAGCCGATCTTGGCACCGACGATCGACGGGAAACCATAGCCGCAAGGGCCGAACATGCCCGGTGCGAGATATTTCCGGCCCTGTTCGAAGCTCGGATAGGCGTTGCCGATGGCGCAGTTGTTGCCGATGTCGGTGGAGATGATCGCTTCCTTAGGCAGGGCGGCCTGAATCGCACGCCAGGCTTGGCGTGGCGACATGCGGTCGGCCTCACGCAGGCGGGCGGTGGCGTTCCACTCGGTGCCGACGTCGTCCTCTTCGTGGTCCATCGATGACAGCTGCTGCAGCCAGGCCGAGCGGTTCTGGTGGATCGCCGCCTTGCGCTGCTCGCGGCCTTCGTTTCCGGCCGAGGGCGTCAATTGCTCGAGGATCTGGCGGGCGACCTGCTTGGCGTCGCCGCAGATGCCGACGGAGACCTTCTTGGTCAGACCGATGCGATCGGCATTGATATCGACCTGGATGATCGCGGCATTCTTTGGCCAGTAGTCGATGCCGTAACCGGGCAAGGTCGAGAACGGGTTGAGGCGGGTGCCGAGCGCCAGCACCACGTCTGCCTTGGCGATCAGCTCCATCGCTGCCTTCGAGCCGTTGTAGCCGAGCGGTCCTGCGGCGAGACGGTGGCTGCCGGGGAAGGCGTCATTGTGCTGGTAGCCGCAGCAGACCGGCGCGTCGAGACGCTCGGCCAACGCCATGGATTCGTTGATGGCGTTGCCGATGACGACGCCGGCTCCGTTCAGGATGACAGGGAACTTTGCTTCCGACAGCAGGCGCGCTGCTTCCGTGATCGCCTGCGGGCCACCGGCCGGGCGCTCGAAACGCACGATTGATGGCAGGTCGACGTCGATGACATGGGTCCAGAAGTCGCGCGGGATGTTGATCTGCGCCGGGGCGCAACCGCGCCAGGCCTTTTCGATGACACGGCTCAGCACTTCGGGAATGCGCGAGGGGTCACGAACTTCCTCCTGGTAGCAGACCATTTCCTCGAACATCGCCATCTGGTCGACTTCCTGGAAGCCGCCCTGGCCGATGGTCTTGTTGGCCGCCTGCGGCGTGACCATGAGCAGCGGCGTGTGGTTCCAGTAGGCGGTCTTCATCGCGGTGATGAAGCCCGTCACACCTGGGCCGTTCTGGCCGATGGCCATCGACATGGTGCCGGTGGCGCGACTGAAGCCGTCGGCCATCATGCCGGCATTGGTCTCATGCGCACAGTCCCAGAACTTGATGCCGGCCTTGGGGAACAGGTCCGACACCGGCATCATGGCCGAGCCGATGATGCCGAAGGCATGCTCGATGCCGTGCATCTGGAGAACTTTGACGAATGCTTCTTCGGTGGTCATTTTCATTTTCTGGGTTCCTTTCCAATTCGGGTCGAGGGCGGCCTGGGAGGGCTACAGGATTTCGTCCTTGAGGTAATACCAGCGGTACATTCCCCACTGGCCGAGCCGCCGGAACGGCGTCAGCAACCCGTGACTGGGCAGCGGAGAGGTGAAGATCG
Protein-coding regions in this window:
- the urtE gene encoding urea ABC transporter ATP-binding subunit UrtE, whose product is MLKFKNLNAFYGTSHIIHDLNLEIREGEVFCIMGRNGVGKTTLLRSLLGIDVQTKGAIEFEGTDISGDLTYQRARRGIGYVPQGREIVPGLSVLDNILLGCNARADGQTSVPPLVWTLFPFLKDHLHRRGTNLSGGQQQQLAIARALATDPSILVLDEPTEGIQPNIVEHIEEAIVSLNRDHGLTIILVEQKIRFARTAAHRFAILEKGQIAAAGDTAELSNELIHKHMGL
- the ureE gene encoding urease accessory protein UreE codes for the protein MLRVESVVGSRNDPGLHEAIHHLEHHHAVEFVTVAVGDLDRRRLMAKTDKGEEVAITLPRDQKLHDGAVLVLDDHRAVIVRAGEQRWLRFSPRSASDALELGYHAGNLHWRVRFDGEDLLVAQDGPASAYAARIDPLISGGRVAMSEVSE
- a CDS encoding urease accessory protein UreF, with translation MSFSAANLLVALQHADGQFPSGGFAFSQGLEASSSLAGKLGAFDFAGFVDTQIRHRWADADRVALVRSFRFAGDLEALAELDREVEASTFVEGLRSGSRRNGTALLTTHGRLGTKGAAAYRAMVRNGRASGHLAVVQGLVWQAIGLDEATAVAIGGYQMVASLATAAVRLGSIGAIDAQASIARALPEIEAAASRPVADDQALRSFTPLCEIAVAMHGASGQRLFSN
- a CDS encoding urease subunit beta is translated as MLLTPTELERLTIYTAAELARKRRAKGLLLNYPEAVAIISDEILEGAREGRSVAEMMSFGSAILTQADVMPGVAAMLPMLQIEATFRDGTKLVTVHEPLRPAAGAVADDVEPGAIITEEGEIELNAGRRKLTLKVVNTGDRPVQIGSHYHFFEVNKALDFDRAAAFGMRLDIAAGTAVRFEPGQEKDVPLTTFGGQQLLSGLNGLSNGQADDAAVKAAALANARARGFRGA
- the ureC gene encoding urease subunit alpha; this encodes MATLSRRDYAAMYGPTTGDGFRLGDTSLVAVVEKDFAVYGDECLHGGGKTLRDGAGLAAGVTSAEGALDFLLCNVTVIDAVVGIVKGDLGIRDGKIVGIGKAGNPATMDGVDPRLIVSAATTVRDCEGLIATAGALDVHVHFDSAQLCDHAIASGITTMLGGSLGPITVGIDCGGPFNVGKMLQAAEHWPINFGFLGRGNSHRPASLIEQIETGCLGLKLHEDWGTMPASIDTCLTVADELDFPVQIHTDTLNESGFLEDTLAAINGRTIHMYHTEGAGGGHAPDIISVAGVPWCLPSSTNPTNPYTINTFDEHLDMTMVCHHLNPAIPEDVAFAESRIRAQTIAAEDILHDIGAISMLGSDSQGMGRINEVICRTWQLADKMKKQRGRLSEETTRFGDNERIKRYVAKYTINAARTFGIAEHVGSLEDGKMADIVIWRPAFFGIKPELVIKGGFIAWGAMGDSAASLMTCEPLLLRPQWGAFGRAKQALSACFVNPLAIDRGLAATLDLKKALLPSRGNRALSKKDMLHNDACPNIRVDPQTFDVFVDGELATCEPAYELPLTQRYMLR
- the ureG gene encoding urease accessory protein UreG; the protein is MDTRTSFHSPAQSRVGAARIGIGGPVGSGKTALIERLIPAFAARGVSLAIVTNDLVTAEDAERIRRSGLIDPARVAAVEAGACPHTVIREDPTLNIAAADDLEALFPDVELILIESGGDNLASTFSLDLVDWWMFVIDVAGGDDIPRKNGPGVLKCDLLVVNKTDLAPYVGVDLAAMAAQSATARAGRPMALTNCRSNDGIDAIADRIVSDVLFR
- a CDS encoding urease accessory protein UreD codes for the protein MARSGRFELALARHGARTHIGRQYVSYPFHMTRPFALDAAIPSLLTVYQQSSSGGLYRDDRLSTRLDIGAGAAGHVTTQAATVVHDCHGQPARQMTEIVLEEGAFLALTPDPLVLFPGAACASVTQARLASGAVLLLSDAFALHDPEGRGRPFERLEAKVDIRDADGRLLVRDNLHVAGVDLAGPASPIGGWKVVTNFMLLGAPDRLPTVDELATLGRPERQLAGITTLPNGAGWGVRCLAADAIAARGIAESLFVLAVAAAFGQQPVPRRK
- a CDS encoding HupE/UreJ family protein, which gives rise to MNSRFFARTAALAAFALAPSFASAHTGIGHVEGFTHGFAHPLGGLDHVLAMVMVGLFAAQLGGRSRWLVPASFVSVMVLGGALGLAGVAVPFVELGIGLSIVVLGGVVAFNLRAGVAAAMALVGFFAVFHGYAHGAEMPESASGLAYGAGFVLATAMLHAAGLGFGLALEGKAGARGAVVVRSLGMLAAVTGIGVVTGLV
- a CDS encoding helix-turn-helix domain-containing protein gives rise to the protein MNRKTTQVSLQQDPHAVRVPGENELQAAIGREVRACRKRHGMTATELAGAANISVGMMSKIENGVISASLTTLQALSQALGVPMTALLRSFEDERSAVFVRAGTGLEVERRGTRAGHHYNLLGYIGSASSAVSVEPYLITLTSHTDVFPLFQHAGMEFLYLLEGEITYRHGSTLYHMAPGDSLFFEADTPHGPEQLTKLPIRFLSIISYPQGGED
- the pta gene encoding phosphate acetyltransferase — translated: MKPLERILATARQAPKHIVLPEGEDPRIVEAAIRARREGIAEITLIGNHGVITQALAVSGASQLDCHIEDPASSPLAARLARAYFELRKAKGVDEAAAAEALRSPLVFAAMMVREGEADGTVGGAVATTADTVRAALQTIGRAPGIGLVSSFFLMMLCQPHHAKKGAFVFADCGLVVDPDAAGLADIARMSARSYQVLAGAPAKVAMLSFSTNGSAAHERVSKVVEATRLAHAADPQLVIDGELQFDTAFVEAVSASKAPNSALHGEANVFVFPNLDAANIGYKIAQRIGGADAIGPILQGLAKPANDLSRGCTAEDAFHMIAVTVVQAQAR
- a CDS encoding YeiH family protein; protein product: MNTAAATQRFNGLPSVVQVYWPGLAVTAAVAIAAQFLSDHYGAPAMLMALLLGIAFHFLSEEGRCVAGIDFCAKKILRIGVALLGMRISVDLLIGLGASTILLLVAAIAATILFGLGAAKLLGRGWRLALITSGSVAICGASAAMAIAAVLPKNEFSERNLIFTVLSVTVLSTLAMIFYPMIAQAIGLDARATGIFFGGTIHDVAQVVGAGFSVSPEAGETATLVKLIRVTMLAPVVLIFSLATRNVGSVGESGKRPPLLPGFVIAFLILAAINSFGFIPEAVSKVGMETSRWALLAGIVAVGMKTSLRRVLDVGGDAVALIVAETIFIGLFILAGIYYLGHA
- the xsc gene encoding sulfoacetaldehyde acetyltransferase, which codes for MKMTTEEAFVKVLQMHGIEHAFGIIGSAMMPVSDLFPKAGIKFWDCAHETNAGMMADGFSRATGTMSMAIGQNGPGVTGFITAMKTAYWNHTPLLMVTPQAANKTIGQGGFQEVDQMAMFEEMVCYQEEVRDPSRIPEVLSRVIEKAWRGCAPAQINIPRDFWTHVIDVDLPSIVRFERPAGGPQAITEAARLLSEAKFPVILNGAGVVIGNAINESMALAERLDAPVCCGYQHNDAFPGSHRLAAGPLGYNGSKAAMELIAKADVVLALGTRLNPFSTLPGYGIDYWPKNAAIIQVDINADRIGLTKKVSVGICGDAKQVARQILEQLTPSAGNEGREQRKAAIHQNRSAWLQQLSSMDHEEDDVGTEWNATARLREADRMSPRQAWRAIQAALPKEAIISTDIGNNCAIGNAYPSFEQGRKYLAPGMFGPCGYGFPSIVGAKIGCPDVPVVGFAGDGAFGISMNEMGAIGREGWPAITMVIFRNYQWGAEKRNTTLWYSNNFVGTELNPNLSYAKVADGCGLKGVVVDTTAKLTEALAKAIDDQAKGITTFVEVILNQELGEPFRRDAMKKPVPVAGIDRADMRPQQRA